The Trichoderma breve strain T069 chromosome 2, whole genome shotgun sequence DNA segment TCAATTTCGTAGCCAAAGCtatgcaagggagaaaaaggggcgcaaaagaacaaagagcGACGGGCCAGACTCACCAAAGTAAACAAAACCTCGTCACCGCAAAATAGCCCAAGAACCAAAAAAGCGTGGGAAAGCCCGCGCAAAACCTCAGTTCAAATCGCTTCGATAAAGCCAGTGGAATCAAATCAATTAGATATTAATTCAAgccctcgtcgtcttcgtctaTGTACCTTGTCTAAAAGGACAACAgaataaaacaaaacacgATTCCCAAGAACAGCGCGAAAAgacagaggaagaaaagagtgCCACCAACCCCCCCAGCTATATACGCCGTTGCCCCGCCACCCGCTTTTTGCGTCCGTCCTCTTAGCCCGTGTCTGCTTCTGGCGTTTCTTTCGAAAAATCGCAAGGCTGGGGATGGGAGGAGACGCAAGCTTAGCTCCAGCGCCTTTTTGTGTGTGTACCTGGGCTAACGCGGGCTGATGTGGGCTTACGCGCAAACGCTTGCTGCGGCCCTTCCCTGTAGCTGCGCTGTGCTACTGTGCTGTTCAGTGGGGCCAAAGtgctacgagtacaagcTCAGCTTCCCCCCAGCCTCGCCATTTTATCAAGAGCTACGCTGGTGGCGTGTCATTGGCGACATCTTGAAACGCGACAATACGGAATACGGCACGCACATTGCACGCCGATGACTGACTCCGAATACTCCGTTGATATTCTACAGCTCAAAGGTCGATGGCAATAACATCGTTCATCATTTCAATATGAAACTATAAGAGGCTACTTCGCAAAAATATCCGTAGCTGTTGATACACATTACGCCCCCCCCCCGTCCTCCCCCCTTCAGAGAGATAGAAGCTAGCCGAGTAACACCTAAAAGTAATGAGCCACGCTTCGAGAAACCGCAGCCCGCAAACCAAGGGAGGAAAAATCAGtaaaaaccaaaaaaatcAATGCGGTCCGTATACGCCAGCTGGTCTTCCTGCCATGACCATGAATCTCAGTCGCAGAAGTCGCGTTTCCACCCATTCACGCCGCGTCTGATCCAGCAGCCATGCCTCTCCGCTGAGTGTAAAGAATTGTCTCCATTCACCCTGATGCCGTTGTCCATCTTACTCGGTCAGcgccttgttctcctccCGGATGATTCGTACATGTCGCTCGTAAAATAGTAGCATCTACACCAGTGTCAGTTTTGCAGCAAGCCCACGATCAAGCAGGCGGCGACTTACCTTTTGGGGGCACTTCTTGTAAATGACCTTCGTGTCATGCTTCGTCTTACGGCCATTCTTCCACACAAGGTAAACAACGAGCCGGCCACTACCTTCATCCTCGCAAGCGTCGATCGTGTCGATTTCGTCCTCCCACGACCCGGCCGGAGGGCTCCATTTCTCCGCCGTAGCCGGCGGCGCTGAGTCGCCGGGATGTGTTCCGTTTTTCTTGGAACGCTTCGTCGTGGCGGCCGGCGTTGTGCTGTTCGTCCGATTGCGCTTCTTGCCTCTGGCTGCCTCTTGCGTCTCCTCGAAAATCTTCTCCCGCCCACCGATGGATTCGAAATAGGCACTGAGAATCTCGCCCGCAGACTCCCTAAATCGCACCAAAGT contains these protein-coding regions:
- a CDS encoding chromo shadow domain-containing protein, whose product is MAPRGNKRRSSAKSKAALSDEEVSDYESAPPVKSSRNSASSEADEAAGRPKRNGRVSKKLEREADEDDDIEIEDADVNGDEEGDDLEEDVFIVEAIKKHMIDEDGTLKFHVKWEGYEKKSDMTWEPEENLLESAGEILSAYFESIGGREKIFEETQEAARGKKRNRTNSTTPAATTKRSKKNGTHPGDSAPPATAEKWSPPAGSWEDEIDTIDACEDEGSGRLVVYLVWKNGRKTKHDTKVIYKKCPQKMLLFYERHVRIIREENKALTE